From Rhodopseudomonas palustris, a single genomic window includes:
- a CDS encoding GntR family transcriptional regulator encodes MAATNYRRPPADDDGAPVGRFSLRTLPDQIAEELGADIVSGRRKAGERLVELDLARDFGVSRGPIREAIRILERRRLVELNPRRGAYVKPLSLKSVADLFNVRTALSMLAVRTMATSPIESFVDTLARRCDELNAGVEIDDPISFARTTTRAVRTIARGSGNELLVELLADLANQTVWTTIWKSPLDYQTRKIRRHSADLMAATLRAIRQRRPNAAETHYRELLEGDRDRALATLSRMRGEAIDFSGIAPADGAGIPARAVRPSGSTMQP; translated from the coding sequence ATGGCAGCGACCAACTATCGCAGGCCCCCGGCCGACGATGACGGCGCCCCGGTGGGCCGGTTCTCTCTGCGCACGCTGCCCGATCAGATCGCCGAAGAGCTCGGCGCGGATATCGTCTCCGGACGTCGTAAAGCGGGCGAACGTCTGGTCGAACTCGACCTCGCACGTGACTTCGGCGTCAGCCGCGGCCCGATCCGCGAAGCGATCCGGATTCTCGAGCGGCGCCGTCTGGTCGAGCTCAATCCGCGCCGCGGCGCTTACGTCAAACCGCTTTCGCTGAAATCCGTCGCCGACCTGTTCAACGTCCGCACCGCGCTGTCGATGCTGGCGGTGCGGACGATGGCGACCTCGCCGATCGAGAGCTTCGTTGATACTTTGGCGCGGCGCTGCGATGAGCTGAATGCAGGTGTCGAGATCGACGATCCAATCAGCTTCGCGCGCACCACGACGCGCGCCGTGCGCACCATCGCGCGCGGCTCCGGCAACGAGCTGCTGGTCGAACTCCTCGCCGACCTCGCCAACCAGACGGTGTGGACGACGATCTGGAAATCACCGCTCGATTACCAGACCCGGAAAATCCGCCGGCACAGCGCCGACCTGATGGCGGCAACGCTGCGGGCGATCCGGCAACGCCGACCGAACGCAGCCGAGACGCACTATCGCGAACTGCTCGAAGGCGACCGCGACCGGGCGCTTGCGACGCTATCGCGGATGCGGGGCGAAGCAATCGACTTCAGCGGGATTGCACCGGCGGACGGTGCCGGAATTCCAGCGCGAGCGGTACGGCCGTCCGGATCCACAATGCAGCCCTGA
- a CDS encoding oligopeptide/dipeptide ABC transporter ATP-binding protein: protein MYAGEVVEDAPVDDVLTRPRHPYTSGLLRSLPGLSARRGVLSSIPGRVPSPNAMPAGCRFRARCAHAAVGCEREQAMVEVDAGHGARCWRATELALPGAVN, encoded by the coding sequence ATGTATGCCGGCGAAGTCGTCGAAGATGCGCCGGTCGACGACGTGCTGACGCGGCCGCGCCATCCGTACACCTCGGGTCTGCTGCGTTCGTTGCCTGGGCTCAGCGCCCGACGCGGCGTGCTGTCGTCGATTCCCGGTCGGGTGCCGTCGCCGAATGCGATGCCGGCCGGCTGCCGCTTTCGCGCGCGCTGCGCCCATGCGGCGGTCGGCTGCGAGCGTGAGCAGGCGATGGTCGAGGTCGATGCTGGCCATGGCGCTCGCTGCTGGCGCGCGACCGAGTTGGCTTTGCCGGGAGCGGTGAATTGA